From a region of the Impatiens glandulifera chromosome 4, dImpGla2.1, whole genome shotgun sequence genome:
- the LOC124935466 gene encoding uncharacterized protein LOC124935466, with protein MARMGMGEKWIRWIKFCISTAKFYVIVNGSSQSFSRVRRDRQGDPLSPFLFVIVMEALSRIMIFAENNGLIHGVDCGSGRAPFYISHLFADDTLCMIQVFRRNFKHLCDILWLFGLARDLALILANLKFSSLILCRLGEDLVWRMHGVGGNSFVVFFLVLASITIYRDATIKDMYDTCSQRFAHSIRYRRKLSLEKSSFNDKLLSLVANKGVSPLNQDTMRWRNLYNFDVGHCYYLFNRVVPTEFCWEKLWESKIPTKIYFFGWSAIHTDNLTDDRYMRKGLILVSQCRMCLKDVETPSSPFIL; from the coding sequence ATGGCTAGGATGGGAATGGGCGAAAAGTGGATCCGGTggataaaattttgtatttccacagctaaattttatgttattgtGAATGGTAGTTCTCAAAGTTTTTCGAGAGTTCGAAGGGATAGGCAAGGTGACCCATTGTCCCCTTTTTTGTTTGTCATTGTCATGGAAGCTCTTTCTAGGATTATGATATTCGCTGAAAATAACGGACTTATCCATGGGGTTGATTGTGGATCGGGGAGAGCTCCGTTTTACATTTCTCACTTGTTTGCTGATGATACGCTCTGTATGATTCAGGTTTTCCGTAGAAATTTCAAACACCTTTGTGATATTTTGTGGTTATTTGGGCTTGCTCGAGACTTAGCGTTAATCTTGGCAAATCTGAAGTTCTCTTCTCTAATTCTATGTCGGCTAGGAGAAGATCTCGTTTGGCGGATGCATGGTGTGGGGGGTAACAGTTTTGTTGTTTTCTTCCTTGTGTTGGCATCTATTACTATTTATAGAGATGCCACAATCAAAGATATGTACGACACTTGCTCTCAAAGGTTTGCGCATAGTATCAGATATAGAAGGAAGTTATCATTGGAGAAAAGTTCTTTTAATGATAAATTGTTATCATTAGTAGCCAACAAAGGTGTGTCTCCGTTGAACCAGGATACGATGCGATGGAGAAATTTGTACAATTTTGATGTGGGACATTGTTATTATCTATTTAATAGAGTTGTTCCAACTGAGTTTTGTTGGGAGAAATTATGGGAGTCTAAGATTCCcactaagatttattttttcgGGTGGAGTGCGATCCACACTGATAATCTAACTGATGATAGATATATGCGCAAGGGTCTTATCTTAGTTAGTCAATGTCGTATGTGTCTTAAGGATGTGGAGACGCCATCATCTCCTTTTATATTGTAA
- the LOC124936050 gene encoding uncharacterized protein LOC124936050 — MLRQILLQRARDQNNLLQRFTLQRGIHSRNKKAKEYIAKGWNALKEVDRVRDYWDYNDVKLIPFLRTAKENFELALEVDNSNTQARYFLSKLHFKYHTPGACVAVGAALLVEAADMGDPDAQYELGCKLRVDNKYVQSDQQAFYYLEKAVDQLHPGALYLLGAVFLTGDCVKKDVASAIWCFHRASEKGHAGAAIVYGSLLLQGVEVPEVITKFERKRSHQTKPALVIDDITRVELAKEKFEMAARAGCELGFKWLDRIDKEKIKLQSSTE; from the exons ATGCTGCGACAAATCCTTTTGCAACGTGCTAGGGACCAAAATAATCTACTTCAGCGATTTACTCTGCAG AGAGGAATTCACAGTAGAAACAAGAAGGCGAAGGAGTACATAGCCAAAGGTTGGAATGCATTGAAGGAAGTTGATAGAGTAAGGGATTATTGGGACTACAATGACGTAAAGTTGATTCCTTTCCTACGG ACGGCAAAGGAGAATTTTGAGTTGGCCCTGGAGGTTGACAATTCAAATACACAAGCTAGATACTTTTTATCAAAGTTACATTTTAAGTATCATACACCTGGGGCATGTGTAGCTGT AGGGGCTGCTTTATTGGTTGAAGCTGCAGACATGGGTGATCCAGATGCACAATATGAACTAGGTTGTAAGCTTAGAGTTGAT AATAAATATGTTCAGTCGGATCAGCAAGCATTCTATTATTTGGAGAAGGCTGTTGATCAG CTTCATCCAGGTGCTCTTTACCTTCTAGGAGCTGTGTTTTTGACTGGTGATTGTGTGAAGAAAGATGTCGCATCAGCCATATGGTGCTTCCACAGAGCTTCAGAAAAG GGACATGCTGGTGCAGCTATAGTATATGGATCCCTTCTTTTACAAG GTGTTGAAGTACCAGAAGTTATcacaaaatttgaaagaaagagaaGCCACCAGACCAAACCAGCTCTGGTAATTGATGATATAACTAGAGTCGAATTGGCAAAGGAGAAGTTTGAAATGGCTGCAAGAGCGGGATGTGAGCTTGGGTTCAAGTGGTTAGACAGAATCGATAAGGAGAAGATCAAGTTACAATCGTCTACCGAGTAA
- the LOC124935994 gene encoding ribosome biogenesis regulatory protein homolog — MEEQQPRYQLDLGNLMAFDPHHSIAQDSSREEIIRECMQKGTELIQAIADSLFSLPATEDRDGPIVKLPLPTTRLPREKPLPRKKPPTTWESFAQKKGIVKRNKDKLVFDEQTGTWKRRYGFYRVNDENNIPIIAAKTTDEPGVDPFAKRKADKKGRVEKNQKNRFQNLKEAAKVGALPSHVQLAATALPITGTQTAPRKFNKHELESVAGMAATSTASGGKFDKKLPGEKPKKHEGKHRKFLPVVEGSGMGSLEKQQNDNILNKLMAKNSHEVLNVNRAVTMYNVKDEKRRNRVGKVPSSSSKLKPKKSLGKKTFKKGSSSKGKSE, encoded by the exons atggaaGAACAACAACCTCGTTACCAGTTGGATCTGGGAAATCTCATGGCCTTTGATCCTCATCACAGTATTGCTCAAGATTCATCCAG GGAAGAGATTATAAGAGAATGTATGCAAAAGGGTACTGAGTTGATTCAAGCAATTGCTGATTCTCTTTTTAGCTTACCTGCTACTGAAGATAGAGATGGTCCAATTGTGAAATTGCCTCTACCTACTACTAGATTGCCTAGGGAGAAACCG CTTCCTAGGAAGAAACCTCCTACAACTTGGGAGTCATTTGCGCAGAAAAAAG GTATTGTTAAAAGGAATAAAGACAAATTGGTGTTTGATGAACAAACTGGTACATGGAAGCGTCGCTATGGATTCTATCGCGTGAACGATGAAAATAACATCCCCATCATTGCTGCTAAGACGACCGATg AACCTGGAGTAGATCCATTTGCAAAGAGGAAAGCAGATAAGAAAGGCCGAGTTGAAAAGAACCAGAAGAATAGGTTCCAAAATTTGAAAGAGGCTGCAAAAGTTGGTGCACTGCCCAG CCATGTCCAACTTGCTGCCACAGCTTTGCCCATAACAGGAACTCAAACAGCACCAAGAAAATTCAACAAGCATGAGCTTGAAAGCGTTGCAGGAATGGCAGCCACCTCAACAGCCAGCGGTGGGAAGTTCGATAAGAAGCTACCTGGAGAAAAGCCTAAGAAACACGAAGGCAAGCACCGCAAG TTCCTACCGGTTGTTGAAGGATCAGGAATGGGGTCACTTGAGAAGCAACAAAATGATAACATTCTGAACAAGTTGATGGCCAAAAACTCCCACGAGGTGCTAAACGTGAATCGG GCGGTGACTATGTATAATGTGAAAGATGAGAAGCGGAGGAACAGAGTAGGGAAGGTTCCATCTAGCTCGAGTAAGCTGAAACCGAAGAAGAGTCTTGGCAAGAAGACTTTCAAGAAAGGCTCCTCCAGTAAAGGGAAATCAGAATGA
- the LOC124936093 gene encoding chaperone protein dnaJ 49-like codes for MDGNKDEALKCLKIGRDALDSGDRNRALKFLTKSLRLDPSLQIDDLLSKINNESDNSTAQTKESSERQSRSTGPRKRASTGGSSSSPATYTEEQMTIVRELKKKKDYYEILGLEKNCTVEDIRKAYRKLSLKVHPDKNTAPGSEDCFKSVSKAFQCLSDEEARRKYDVVGSEEPVYERRAARRHQGYYEADIDAEEIFRNFFFGGMRTGNTTHFSTFNFGPGIGVRTGNNNGSSAGTGKMLLQLLPVLLIILVNFLPSYNQPIYQLYRQYPYDYRFTTQKGVNFFVKSRSFEQEYSVNSELRVALEAKVERDYVYVLSQNCENEMQRFRWGFIRETPSCDSLKQFRMAAAS; via the coding sequence ATGGACGGGAACAAAGACGAAGCTTTGAAATGTCTGAAGATCGGCCGTGATGCTCTTGATTCAGGTGATCGTAATCGCGCACTTAAATTCTTAACCAAATCCCTTCGTCTCGATCCGTCTCTTCAGATCGACGATCTGTTGTCGAAGATCAATAATGAATCTGACAATTCCACCGCGCAAACCAAAGAATCTTCAGAACGTCAATCCAGAAGTACTGGCCCTCGAAAGCGGGCATCAACAGGTGGATCTTCATCATCACCGGCGACTTATACTGAAGAGCAGATGACAATTGTAAGagaattaaagaagaagaaggattaTTATGAGATCTTAGGGTTGGAGAAGAACTGTACTGTTGAGGATATCCGAAAGGCATATCGTAAGCTTTCTCTGAAAGTTCACCCAGATAAAAACACAGCTCCTGGTTCTGAGGATTGTTTCAAATCTGTATCAAAAGCATTCCAGTGCTTAAGTGATGAAGAAGCTAGAAGGAAGTACGATGTTGTTGGATCAGAGGAACCAGTTTATGAGAGACGAGCTGCTAGGAGGCATCAAGGTTACTATGAGGCTGACATTGATGCAGAAGAAATATTCAGGAATTTCTTCTTTGGTGGAATGAGAACTGGAAACACAACTCACTTCAGCACATTTAACTTTGGACCTGGAATTGGAGTAAGAACAGGCAATAACAATGGTTCTTCAGCTGGAACTGGCAAGATGTTACTTCAGCTTCTCCCTGTTCTTCTGATAATACTCGTGAATTTCTTGCCTAGTTATAACCAGCCCATTTATCAACTATATAGGCAATACCCATATGACTATCGATTCACCACTCAAAAGGGTGTGAATTTTTTCGTGAAATCTCGAAGCTTTGAGCAGGAGTATTCTGTCAATAGCGAGCTACGTGTGGCTTTGGAAGCAAAGGTGGAGAGAGACTATGTTTATGTTCTTTCCCAAAACTGTGAGAATGAAATGCAGCGTTTTCGTTGGGGATTCATCCGAGAAACGCCAAGTTGCGATTCGTTGAAGCAGTTCAGGATGGCTGCTGCCTCTTGA
- the LOC124936757 gene encoding 2-alkenal reductase (NADP(+)-dependent)-like isoform X1 produces the protein MAVTNKYIAIKNFINGVPKDSDFELKTESLSLSLEPVPSFLVIVKTLYLSIDPSQLNRMKEYSSSQKAISFATRINPGEVIDSIGVGRVVASNQTEFVKGDLVFGVLQWAEYSIVKGSILFNKLEPMVMGFPLSYNLGVLGFSGLTAYGGFFEVCKPKKGERVFVSTAAGSVGNLVGQYAKLSGCFVVGCTGTDQKVELLKEKLGFDDAFNYKKEPDLKLALKRYFPDGIDIYFDNVGGEMLEAVVENMNVQGRIAACGAISEYANTRNKKVSLSLIDIIYKRIIIQGFLTPDLMNMSEDFISATSAHICAGKIHVLEDVSFGLESVPTAFIGIFRGDNIGKKIVKISD, from the exons ATGGcagtaacaaataaatatattgcgATCAAGAACTTCATAAATGGCGTCCCAAAAGATTCCGACTTTGAACTCAAGACCGAATCCCTTTCTTTATCACTAGAACCCGTCCCTAGTTTCTTGGTAATAGTCAAAACTCTTTACTTATCTATCGATCCTTCGCAGCTAAACCGCATGAAGGAATACAGTTCGTCACAAAAAGCCATTAGCTTTGCTACCCGTATCAATCCAGGGGAg GTCATCGATTCTATTGGTGTGGGAAGGGTGGTGGCTTCGAACCAGACCGAATTTGTGAAAGGTGATTTGGTTTTCGGTGTTCTTCAATGGGCAGAATATAGCATTGTCAAAGGGTCAATCTTGTTTAACAAATTGGAACCTATGGTTATGGGCTTCCCTTTGTCATACAATCTTGGGGTCCTTG GGTTTAGTGGGCTCACGGCTTATGGTGGTTTTTTCGAGGTTTGCAAACCTAAGAAAGGGGAAAGAGTGTTTGTATCTACAGCTGCTGGATCGGTTGGAAATTTAGTTGGCCAATATGCTAAGTTGTCGGGTTGTTTTGTGGTCGGATGCACAGGAACCGATCAAAAG gtAGAGCTCTTGAAGGAGAAGCTTGGATTTGATGATGCATTCAACTATAAAAAAGAACCAGACCTTAAGTTAGCTCTCAAAAG GTACTTTCCCGATGGTATCGACATATATTTTGACAATGTTGGGGGCGAGATGCTAGAAGCGGTTGTAGAAAACATGAATGTACAAGGAAGAATTGCAGCCTGTGGTGCAATTTCAGAGTATGCAAATACTCGAAATAAGAAAGTTTCTTTGAGCTTGATTGACATTATATACAAGAGGATAATAATCCAAGGTTTCTTGACACCCGATCTCATGAATATGTCCGAGGATTTTATTTCTGCAACATCGGCTCATATTTGTGCTGGAAAGATTCATGTGCTCGAGGATGTTTCTTTCGGATTGGAGAGTGTGCCAACTGCCTTCATTGGGATTTTTCGTGGAGACAATATAGGAAAAAAGATTGTTAAGATATCAGATTAA
- the LOC124936757 gene encoding NADPH-dependent oxidoreductase 2-alkenal reductase-like isoform X2, whose amino-acid sequence MAVTNKYIAIKNFINGVPKDSDFELKTESLSLSLEPVPSFLVIVKTLYLSIDPSQLNRMKEYSSSQKAISFATRINPGEVIDSIGVGRVVASNQTEFVKGFSGLTAYGGFFEVCKPKKGERVFVSTAAGSVGNLVGQYAKLSGCFVVGCTGTDQKVELLKEKLGFDDAFNYKKEPDLKLALKRYFPDGIDIYFDNVGGEMLEAVVENMNVQGRIAACGAISEYANTRNKKVSLSLIDIIYKRIIIQGFLTPDLMNMSEDFISATSAHICAGKIHVLEDVSFGLESVPTAFIGIFRGDNIGKKIVKISD is encoded by the exons ATGGcagtaacaaataaatatattgcgATCAAGAACTTCATAAATGGCGTCCCAAAAGATTCCGACTTTGAACTCAAGACCGAATCCCTTTCTTTATCACTAGAACCCGTCCCTAGTTTCTTGGTAATAGTCAAAACTCTTTACTTATCTATCGATCCTTCGCAGCTAAACCGCATGAAGGAATACAGTTCGTCACAAAAAGCCATTAGCTTTGCTACCCGTATCAATCCAGGGGAg GTCATCGATTCTATTGGTGTGGGAAGGGTGGTGGCTTCGAACCAGACCGAATTTGTGAAAG GGTTTAGTGGGCTCACGGCTTATGGTGGTTTTTTCGAGGTTTGCAAACCTAAGAAAGGGGAAAGAGTGTTTGTATCTACAGCTGCTGGATCGGTTGGAAATTTAGTTGGCCAATATGCTAAGTTGTCGGGTTGTTTTGTGGTCGGATGCACAGGAACCGATCAAAAG gtAGAGCTCTTGAAGGAGAAGCTTGGATTTGATGATGCATTCAACTATAAAAAAGAACCAGACCTTAAGTTAGCTCTCAAAAG GTACTTTCCCGATGGTATCGACATATATTTTGACAATGTTGGGGGCGAGATGCTAGAAGCGGTTGTAGAAAACATGAATGTACAAGGAAGAATTGCAGCCTGTGGTGCAATTTCAGAGTATGCAAATACTCGAAATAAGAAAGTTTCTTTGAGCTTGATTGACATTATATACAAGAGGATAATAATCCAAGGTTTCTTGACACCCGATCTCATGAATATGTCCGAGGATTTTATTTCTGCAACATCGGCTCATATTTGTGCTGGAAAGATTCATGTGCTCGAGGATGTTTCTTTCGGATTGGAGAGTGTGCCAACTGCCTTCATTGGGATTTTTCGTGGAGACAATATAGGAAAAAAGATTGTTAAGATATCAGATTAA